In Candidatus Brocadia sp., a single genomic region encodes these proteins:
- a CDS encoding Fic family protein, translating to MMTLRQFSHTPESIPATTSWYLADLGESRGKQELFTRQAPQKLKVLREHALIESAVSSNRIEGVTVDQSRIRTVVFGKSYLRDRDEEEIRGYRNALKIIHEQASKLPVSGDTISRLHKLAKGDIGDAGQYKEKASDIIEKHPDGTFRVRFKTVSPVQTPAYMAELIDLWNQCNRERWVHPLIAMAAFNLDFLCIHPFRDGNGRISRLLLLLQCYHLGYEVGRYISIERIIEQNKDRYYETLEQSSQRWHEGKHDPWPYINYVLFILKSAYREFEERVGQLRSPKGAKTELIKTAIDSFAGEFSLLDIERACPGVSRDMIRRVLRELQVLKAVECLGRGPGALWRKRCNTSKRE from the coding sequence ATGATGACGCTAAGGCAATTTTCACACACACCAGAAAGCATACCAGCTACTACCTCTTGGTATCTGGCCGATCTCGGCGAATCCCGCGGAAAGCAGGAACTCTTTACCAGACAAGCACCGCAGAAACTCAAGGTTTTGCGGGAACATGCACTTATAGAGAGCGCAGTATCTTCAAACCGCATCGAAGGTGTAACCGTTGATCAATCCCGCATCCGCACCGTTGTTTTCGGCAAGTCATACTTGCGCGACCGCGATGAGGAAGAAATAAGGGGTTATCGCAACGCCCTTAAGATCATTCATGAGCAAGCTTCAAAATTACCGGTCTCAGGGGACACCATTTCCAGGCTTCATAAATTGGCAAAGGGTGATATTGGGGATGCAGGGCAATATAAAGAAAAAGCCAGTGATATTATTGAGAAGCATCCTGACGGCACATTCCGGGTACGTTTCAAGACGGTCTCCCCTGTCCAAACCCCTGCATATATGGCCGAGTTGATTGACCTGTGGAATCAATGCAATCGCGAACGCTGGGTGCATCCACTGATTGCTATGGCTGCCTTCAATCTCGATTTTCTTTGCATTCATCCCTTTCGTGACGGAAATGGCAGGATTTCAAGGCTGCTTCTTTTGCTTCAATGCTATCATCTTGGTTATGAAGTCGGTCGTTACATCAGTATCGAACGGATTATAGAACAGAACAAGGATCGCTACTATGAAACCCTTGAACAAAGCTCTCAGCGCTGGCATGAAGGGAAGCATGACCCATGGCCTTACATAAACTATGTTCTTTTTATTCTCAAGTCAGCCTACCGGGAGTTTGAAGAACGGGTGGGACAATTGAGGTCTCCAAAAGGTGCAAAGACAGAATTGATTAAAACAGCCATCGATTCCTTTGCAGGTGAATTTTCCTTGTTAGATATTGAGCGGGCTTGTCCTGGTGTCAGTAGGGATATGATACGCCGGGTGCTCAGGGAACTCCAAGTCCTTAAAGCAGTGGAATGCCTTGGCCGTGGACCAGGGGCACTTTGGAGGAAAAGATGTAATACCTCTAAAAGAGAGTAA
- a CDS encoding sigma-54-dependent Fis family transcriptional regulator, with the protein MKTNGTKILVVDDEIGYRKVLNNVLTERGFHVKTAASGEEALAELKKQEFPLVIIDMKLPGGIDGLELLQRIKGTYNSSVLIMTAYGGIETAVEAMRRGAFNYITKPFNLDEIILNIDRMIAQQKIIEENKYLHSELEKVYGLKKIVGSSKEILKVLNMISRVAFSSATVLITGESGTGKELVARAVHFTGNRKDEKFVVINCATLTENLLESELFGHVKGAFTGAIKDKKGLFEEADGGTLFMDEIGDIPKSVQAKILRVLQEGEFIPLGDTVTKKVDVRIIAATNQDLLQRVQEKEFREDLYYRLNVINIRMPPLRERKEDIPLLVKHFIEKYNKKENKQTKGISPEVEAEFYNYHWPGNVRELENVIERAITLTNEDVISLNVILPLVKKEGLSGDFGDELLSQPYKEARRKALDTFNVKYITNVLNKTGGNVTNAAKESEIERQYLQRMLKRYNIKSKDIF; encoded by the coding sequence ATGAAAACGAATGGGACGAAAATATTGGTCGTGGACGATGAGATTGGTTACCGGAAGGTGCTGAACAACGTACTGACAGAGCGTGGCTTCCATGTCAAAACGGCGGCATCGGGAGAAGAGGCACTGGCAGAACTGAAAAAACAGGAATTTCCCCTTGTCATTATAGACATGAAACTCCCCGGGGGAATCGATGGACTGGAATTACTTCAAAGAATCAAGGGGACATATAACTCTTCCGTGCTGATAATGACTGCTTATGGAGGAATAGAGACGGCTGTAGAGGCAATGAGGCGGGGTGCATTTAATTATATTACAAAGCCCTTCAATCTCGATGAGATCATCCTCAATATCGACCGCATGATTGCCCAGCAGAAGATTATTGAAGAAAATAAGTATCTCCATTCCGAACTGGAAAAAGTCTATGGGTTAAAAAAGATTGTGGGAAGTTCTAAAGAAATACTGAAGGTGCTGAACATGATTTCAAGGGTTGCTTTTAGCTCCGCTACCGTACTGATTACCGGCGAGAGCGGCACGGGAAAGGAACTTGTAGCGAGGGCGGTCCATTTTACCGGGAATCGGAAAGATGAGAAATTTGTCGTAATTAATTGTGCCACGTTAACCGAGAATCTCCTTGAGAGTGAATTATTTGGTCACGTCAAAGGCGCTTTTACCGGTGCCATCAAAGACAAAAAAGGTCTCTTTGAAGAAGCAGATGGTGGTACCCTGTTTATGGATGAAATTGGTGATATCCCAAAATCGGTTCAGGCAAAGATATTGCGCGTTTTACAAGAAGGGGAGTTTATTCCGCTGGGAGATACGGTTACAAAAAAAGTGGATGTGCGTATCATTGCAGCTACAAACCAGGATTTATTACAGCGGGTACAGGAAAAGGAATTTCGGGAAGATTTGTATTATCGCTTGAATGTAATCAACATCAGGATGCCTCCATTACGTGAAAGAAAAGAGGATATCCCCTTACTGGTAAAACATTTTATTGAAAAGTATAACAAAAAGGAAAATAAACAGACCAAAGGGATCTCTCCTGAAGTAGAAGCGGAATTTTACAATTACCACTGGCCTGGCAACGTCCGTGAACTGGAAAATGTTATAGAAAGAGCGATTACCCTTACCAATGAAGACGTAATATCGTTAAACGTAATATTGCCGCTGGTAAAAAAAGAGGGACTCTCCGGGGATTTTGGAGATGAATTACTTTCTCAACCATACAAAGAGGCGCGCAGGAAGGCACTCGATACATTCAATGTAAAATACATAACGAACGTATTGAATAAAACGGGTGGAAACGTAACAAACGCGGCCAAGGAAAGCGAAATAGAACGTCAATATCTCCAGCGCATGCTGAAGAGATATAATATTAAATCGAAGGATATTTTTTAA
- a CDS encoding sensor histidine kinase: MVKGVNLFSGIGRKLLCWFLLLSILPIITVAILTYRYAQETIKNELLNEEAFLADGIKNHILTILNAGEYSSQFFASDEFIRRHLEILNHNPKNTHIVKKFNDYMIYKTNLNKDFYETFVLNPAGIIVASSNENNIGKIEFGADYFTYGKEGPYVKDVYMDENTGEYSMAFATPILKKRSGKFLGVLVIRFNANKLNEITTGKKAGVKEDVGMFLRRGKTSEAYIVSKNHLMITESRFKEEAILRQLVNTEPVTAALHSGKEIVGVYKNYMGRNVIGATRYVKKMKWVLLVETDESEAYSPISRFKYRAITVVGICIVGVIFISFFVSRGIIIPIIRLVKGMKRVAEGDLNFRVESNLKDELGELTTSFNHMTDDIKDAREKLLKLKADLEERKEYLESILKYANELIFTLDVQGNFTFVNPKIKEWGYHEEELIGQPLISILFDKRLENADQIIHNGFRKIFEVEVLDKQKNVRNVLLSTSLIKSKDGKLLSILGTANDVTELRRLEQKLVQADRLASIGQLVAGIAHEINNPIGVIYLYSTESLKIFEKVTNALKLTSSIPISENTQRLNGLISRLGHAENVTLEKDTWAEELSYIANDLNKYCQELSQIYTVINKNRTYLYEYLEGSVKESVRCKDLISGLLDFSRQKEPEMRLSNVNDLIDNVLGMVEKQYRKEKIEVVRTLDPNIPDVMMDARQMEQVIINITNNAVFAMKEFMGNTEHAGVLRKGELTVGSRFHPDKECVEIFIKDTGVGISKNVLKKIFDPFFTTRKDGKGTGLGLSISYGIVKMHDGSIEVDSDIGKGTTFRIFLPLKSKKEQEMSVIKL, translated from the coding sequence ATGGTAAAAGGCGTTAATCTTTTTAGTGGCATTGGCAGAAAACTGCTTTGCTGGTTTTTGTTGTTATCCATTTTGCCCATCATTACCGTTGCCATTCTTACCTATCGGTATGCGCAGGAAACCATCAAGAACGAACTCCTCAACGAAGAGGCATTCCTTGCTGATGGAATTAAAAATCATATACTGACTATCCTCAATGCGGGTGAATATTCGTCACAATTTTTTGCATCTGATGAGTTTATCCGAAGACACCTGGAAATTCTGAACCACAACCCAAAGAACACACACATCGTCAAAAAATTCAATGATTACATGATATACAAAACGAATCTGAATAAGGACTTTTACGAGACTTTTGTCTTAAACCCTGCGGGAATTATCGTGGCATCGAGTAACGAGAACAACATCGGCAAGATTGAATTCGGTGCAGATTATTTTACCTACGGCAAGGAAGGTCCTTATGTCAAGGATGTCTATATGGACGAAAACACAGGGGAGTATTCAATGGCCTTTGCCACACCAATTCTAAAGAAACGGAGTGGAAAGTTTCTCGGTGTGCTGGTAATCCGATTCAATGCAAACAAGTTAAATGAAATTACGACGGGAAAAAAGGCTGGTGTAAAAGAAGATGTGGGCATGTTCCTTCGAAGGGGCAAGACAAGCGAAGCATATATTGTAAGCAAAAATCACCTGATGATTACCGAATCGAGATTTAAGGAAGAAGCCATTTTACGACAGCTAGTCAACACCGAACCTGTGACCGCAGCGCTTCACTCCGGAAAAGAGATTGTGGGTGTATATAAAAATTACATGGGAAGGAACGTCATCGGTGCCACACGGTATGTAAAGAAGATGAAATGGGTCCTTTTGGTGGAAACAGATGAATCAGAGGCATATTCCCCCATTTCCAGGTTCAAGTATCGGGCTATTACTGTAGTGGGTATATGTATTGTTGGTGTAATATTTATATCCTTTTTTGTCTCCCGGGGGATCATTATTCCCATTATACGGCTTGTCAAAGGCATGAAAAGGGTTGCGGAAGGTGACCTGAACTTCCGGGTCGAAAGCAATTTGAAAGACGAACTTGGTGAACTAACGACCTCGTTTAACCACATGACCGATGACATCAAAGACGCGCGTGAAAAACTCCTGAAGCTGAAGGCCGACCTTGAAGAAAGAAAAGAATATCTGGAAAGCATCTTAAAGTATGCAAACGAACTGATATTCACGCTTGATGTTCAAGGAAACTTTACCTTTGTCAATCCCAAGATCAAAGAATGGGGTTACCACGAAGAGGAGTTGATCGGGCAGCCTTTGATTTCCATCCTGTTCGATAAGCGGCTGGAAAATGCAGATCAGATCATTCACAATGGTTTCAGGAAGATATTCGAGGTTGAGGTATTGGATAAGCAAAAGAACGTCCGAAATGTATTGCTGAGCACATCTCTTATCAAGAGTAAAGATGGAAAATTGTTGAGTATATTAGGGACTGCCAACGATGTTACTGAATTGAGAAGACTTGAGCAAAAGCTTGTGCAGGCCGACAGGCTGGCATCTATTGGTCAGTTGGTAGCTGGAATTGCCCATGAAATCAATAATCCGATCGGTGTAATTTATCTTTACAGTACGGAAAGTTTAAAGATTTTCGAAAAGGTCACGAATGCCTTAAAACTCACAAGCTCGATCCCTATTTCTGAAAACACACAGCGGCTGAATGGTCTTATTTCTCGTTTGGGTCACGCAGAAAACGTCACCTTGGAAAAGGATACATGGGCAGAGGAGCTTTCATACATCGCTAATGACTTAAACAAGTACTGCCAGGAATTGTCGCAAATTTACACTGTTATTAATAAGAACAGAACTTATTTGTATGAATACTTAGAAGGTTCTGTGAAAGAGTCCGTGCGGTGTAAGGACTTAATTAGCGGACTGCTGGATTTCTCAAGGCAAAAAGAGCCGGAAATGCGCCTGTCAAACGTGAACGATCTGATAGACAATGTACTCGGTATGGTAGAAAAACAATACAGAAAAGAAAAGATAGAAGTAGTTCGTACGCTCGACCCAAATATCCCTGACGTTATGATGGATGCCCGTCAAATGGAGCAGGTTATCATTAACATCACCAATAATGCCGTCTTTGCCATGAAAGAATTTATGGGCAATACGGAACACGCCGGAGTGCTTAGGAAGGGTGAGTTGACAGTAGGATCCCGTTTCCATCCGGATAAGGAGTGTGTTGAAATATTTATTAAGGATACCGGGGTGGGTATCAGTAAAAATGTTTTGAAAAAAATTTTTGATCCCTTTTTTACTACAAGAAAGGACGGTAAGGGGACGGGCCTGGGTTTGAGTATTAGTTATGGAATAGTAAAAATGCATGACGGTAGTATTGAGGTTGACAGCGATATTGGGAAAGGCACAACATTCAGGATATTTTTACCCCTGAAATCAAAAAAAGAGCAGGAAATGTCTGTGATTAAACTATAA
- a CDS encoding DASS family sodium-coupled anion symporter, producing MDEIDLSHAEEQTRLEVISKAEERFNRLRRRAGFYAAPLAFCIVLWLTRGRLTPDGNYLSAVLACVLVLWMTETLPLPVSAMLGACMCIVFGVADARKTFAPFADPIIFLFIGGFIVARAMTLHHLDRRFALAILSLRWVGGNRARILGAFGMVTAITSMWVSNSAATAMMMPIAMGILRALRGIHQPDRDPSGISLKLQNDPFSTGIMLMTAFSASVGGICTPIGTPPNLIGIGLINKLVGVEINFFQWMAIGIPLCIIMYGVLFVLLCLLHNKKTQKNTDMLQFTQYLQAEGESLGGWTRGQINTLIAFGVAVALWITPGLLAITLGSDHKCAKFASENFPEGMVALIAASILFLLPTDNKQGKFTITWREAVQIDWGTILLMGGGMSLGGLMFSTGVAEALGKSVTNLMGAQSLWGLTAISIALAIVMSEMTSNAASANMIIPIVITLAKSAGINPIPPALGACLGASYGFMLPVSTPPNAIVYGTGLVPISKMVRVGFFFDICGFVIIWLGMRLLCPLMGWK from the coding sequence ATGGATGAAATAGATCTGTCCCATGCGGAAGAACAAACCAGGCTGGAAGTAATATCAAAGGCGGAGGAACGGTTCAACCGTCTGCGCCGGAGGGCAGGGTTTTATGCTGCCCCTCTGGCATTTTGTATTGTTCTCTGGCTCACCCGGGGCAGACTAACGCCTGACGGTAATTATCTGAGCGCAGTATTGGCTTGTGTGCTGGTGTTGTGGATGACTGAGACACTTCCTCTTCCGGTGAGCGCAATGCTGGGAGCATGCATGTGTATCGTCTTTGGTGTTGCGGATGCCAGGAAAACGTTCGCTCCGTTTGCAGACCCAATTATATTCCTGTTCATAGGTGGATTCATAGTCGCCCGTGCAATGACGCTGCATCATCTCGATCGGCGTTTTGCACTTGCCATTCTTTCTCTTCGCTGGGTTGGCGGGAATCGGGCAAGGATATTGGGTGCTTTTGGAATGGTAACAGCAATAACTTCAATGTGGGTCTCCAACTCGGCCGCTACAGCTATGATGATGCCAATTGCTATGGGGATTCTTCGTGCCCTCCGGGGTATACATCAGCCGGATCGTGACCCGTCCGGAATATCTTTGAAACTGCAAAATGACCCTTTCTCAACAGGCATCATGCTCATGACAGCATTCTCGGCATCGGTGGGTGGTATTTGTACCCCGATCGGTACGCCTCCCAACCTCATCGGTATTGGACTCATCAATAAGTTGGTCGGTGTGGAAATTAACTTTTTCCAGTGGATGGCCATTGGGATTCCCCTGTGTATAATCATGTATGGAGTGCTTTTTGTGCTGCTTTGTTTGCTGCACAACAAAAAGACGCAGAAAAACACTGATATGTTGCAATTCACACAATACCTTCAGGCAGAGGGTGAGTCACTTGGCGGGTGGACTCGTGGGCAGATAAATACGCTGATTGCCTTTGGAGTTGCCGTAGCATTGTGGATTACCCCTGGATTGCTCGCAATTACTCTTGGGAGTGATCACAAGTGTGCAAAATTCGCCAGTGAAAATTTTCCTGAAGGGATGGTTGCACTCATTGCGGCAAGCATCCTTTTTCTGTTGCCAACAGATAATAAACAGGGAAAGTTTACCATCACCTGGCGCGAGGCAGTGCAGATTGACTGGGGTACCATCCTTTTGATGGGTGGCGGAATGAGCCTTGGAGGATTGATGTTTTCCACCGGGGTAGCAGAAGCTCTTGGAAAGAGCGTTACGAACCTGATGGGTGCCCAATCGCTGTGGGGATTGACTGCAATATCAATTGCATTAGCGATTGTGATGAGTGAAATGACCTCCAATGCTGCATCTGCAAACATGATCATTCCGATCGTTATTACGCTTGCTAAGTCCGCAGGCATCAACCCGATTCCTCCGGCACTTGGGGCATGTCTCGGTGCCAGTTATGGGTTTATGTTGCCTGTGTCAACTCCTCCCAATGCAATCGTTTATGGCACCGGGTTGGTTCCAATTTCCAAAATGGTCAGGGTAGGTTTTTTCTTCGACATATGTGGCTTTGTCATTATCTGGCTGGGCATGCGGTTACTCTGCCCATTGATGGGATGGAAATAA
- a CDS encoding cobalamin B12-binding domain-containing protein — MRQHRGRVLIGKLGLDGHDRGAKFIARSLREDGFEVIYTGIRLTPEEIVSMAIREDVDAIGLSLLSGVHNELIPEMLKALRQANAGDIPVIVGGIIPQEDIPHLRHEGICDVFTPGTPIQTVLNAFRKVAGEYHQKKRLT, encoded by the coding sequence ATACGGCAGCACCGGGGCAGGGTGTTAATTGGTAAACTAGGATTGGATGGACATGACCGCGGAGCGAAGTTTATTGCACGTAGTCTGCGTGAAGATGGCTTTGAGGTTATTTACACAGGTATACGCCTGACACCTGAAGAAATTGTATCAATGGCGATTCGTGAGGATGTAGATGCAATCGGTCTGTCGCTTCTTTCCGGCGTACATAATGAGCTTATTCCGGAGATGCTAAAAGCCCTTCGTCAGGCGAATGCCGGAGACATACCTGTAATCGTGGGAGGTATTATTCCCCAGGAGGATATTCCGCATTTAAGACACGAAGGTATTTGCGATGTGTTTACCCCCGGCACGCCGATTCAAACAGTTCTGAATGCATTTAGAAAAGTCGCCGGCGAATACCACCAAAAGAAGCGGTTAACGTAA
- a CDS encoding methylmalonyl-CoA mutase: MDEHPAFVDWKEKVLQKVLDRTPERSKEFKTASGLPVERLVLPETLDEKYLSKIGFPGQYPYTRGIQPTMYRGRLWTMRQYAGFSTAEESNKRYRYLLEQGTTGLSVAFDLPTQIGYDSDHFMSRGEVGKVGVAIDTLADMEALFTGIPLDKVSTSMTINAPAAVLLAMYVAVGEKQGVNPCQLTGTIQNDILKEYIARGTYIFPPRPSLRLTTDIFEWCSKVVPQFNTISISGYHIREAGSTAVQEVAFTLADGCTYVQAAIQAGLDVDVFAPRLAFFFSTSSDIFEEVAKFRAARRLWARLMKERFHARKPTSQMLRFHAQTAGYTLAAQQVDNNIVRVALQALAAVFGGTQSLHTNSRDEALALPAEDAVRVALRTQQIIAHESDACNTVDPLAGSYYVEDLTDRVEREVLTLIEEIDRAGGMIAAIEAGIVQRQIEESAFQYQQQIDRGERAIVGVNCFQEQEKVSLHVFQVNRSVEENQIRKLTEIRTKRNNQKVKEVLSSLDEAARGKANVMPFIMEAVRCYASMGEICDVLRGVFGVYGGRRGL, from the coding sequence ATGGATGAACATCCAGCGTTTGTTGATTGGAAAGAAAAGGTCCTTCAAAAAGTTTTGGACCGTACACCAGAACGATCAAAGGAGTTCAAGACTGCCTCAGGCCTTCCTGTGGAGCGCCTTGTATTGCCTGAGACCCTTGATGAAAAATATCTCTCGAAAATTGGTTTCCCCGGCCAGTATCCCTATACACGGGGGATTCAACCCACCATGTACCGCGGACGTCTCTGGACAATGCGGCAATATGCAGGATTTTCCACAGCAGAGGAATCTAATAAAAGGTACCGTTACTTACTGGAGCAGGGGACAACTGGACTTTCCGTAGCCTTTGATTTGCCAACGCAAATTGGATACGATTCCGATCATTTCATGAGCCGGGGCGAGGTCGGTAAGGTAGGTGTAGCCATTGATACCCTGGCGGACATGGAAGCCCTGTTTACCGGTATTCCACTGGATAAAGTTTCCACCTCAATGACAATTAATGCCCCGGCTGCGGTGCTGCTGGCCATGTATGTTGCAGTGGGAGAAAAACAGGGAGTTAATCCCTGTCAATTAACGGGGACAATCCAAAACGACATTCTCAAAGAATATATTGCCAGGGGAACGTACATTTTTCCGCCCCGGCCGAGTTTGAGATTAACGACAGATATTTTTGAGTGGTGTAGTAAGGTGGTTCCGCAATTCAATACAATTTCAATTTCGGGTTATCACATACGGGAGGCAGGTTCGACCGCAGTCCAGGAGGTTGCCTTTACTCTGGCGGATGGGTGTACGTATGTACAGGCAGCGATTCAAGCGGGTCTGGATGTCGATGTCTTTGCTCCGCGCCTGGCCTTTTTCTTCAGCACGTCCTCAGATATTTTTGAGGAAGTGGCAAAGTTTCGGGCGGCCCGGCGGCTCTGGGCGAGATTGATGAAGGAACGGTTCCATGCCCGGAAACCCACCAGCCAGATGTTGCGGTTTCATGCCCAAACGGCCGGATATACCCTGGCGGCACAGCAAGTTGATAACAATATAGTCCGCGTAGCATTACAGGCACTTGCAGCGGTGTTTGGAGGAACGCAGTCTTTGCACACAAATTCCCGTGATGAGGCATTGGCGCTGCCGGCGGAAGATGCAGTTCGTGTTGCTTTACGTACACAGCAGATTATTGCCCATGAATCCGATGCTTGCAATACTGTTGATCCCCTTGCTGGTTCTTATTATGTTGAAGATTTGACTGATCGGGTTGAGCGTGAAGTCCTGACACTGATCGAAGAAATTGATCGGGCAGGCGGAATGATTGCAGCCATCGAGGCAGGAATAGTTCAGCGCCAGATTGAGGAATCTGCCTTTCAATACCAACAACAAATTGACAGGGGTGAGCGGGCGATTGTGGGGGTCAACTGCTTTCAGGAACAGGAAAAAGTTTCCCTTCATGTCTTTCAAGTCAACAGATCTGTGGAGGAAAACCAGATAAGGAAACTTACGGAAATACGCACGAAACGTAATAACCAGAAAGTGAAAGAGGTACTGTCAAGTCTGGATGAAGCAGCGCGGGGAAAGGCGAATGTAATGCCCTTCATCATGGAGGCTGTACGCTGCTATGCATCGATGGGCGAGATTTGCGACGTCCTGCGCGGGGTGTTTGGTGTGTATGGCGGGAGAAGAGGTCTCTAG
- the mce gene encoding methylmalonyl-CoA epimerase translates to MIQKIDHLGIAVHSLDEAIGYYEQALGLVCKGQEEVPSQKVRIAFFTVGEVRFELLEPTSADSPVAGFLEKKGEGLHHVAFETDDIGAQLQQASRAGCRLLNETPIEGAGGKLVAFLHPKSTHGVLTEFCSQGNRKS, encoded by the coding sequence ATGATTCAGAAAATTGATCATCTGGGAATTGCTGTACACTCACTTGATGAAGCAATTGGCTATTATGAGCAGGCGCTGGGTCTTGTGTGTAAAGGGCAGGAGGAAGTTCCTTCACAAAAGGTGCGGATAGCGTTCTTTACGGTGGGTGAAGTTCGGTTTGAGCTTCTGGAACCTACCTCGGCTGATAGTCCTGTAGCCGGGTTTCTTGAAAAAAAAGGCGAGGGATTGCACCATGTTGCCTTTGAGACGGATGACATCGGTGCACAGTTACAACAGGCCAGCAGGGCAGGTTGTCGTCTCCTGAATGAGACGCCGATTGAAGGGGCCGGCGGAAAGCTGGTAGCTTTTCTTCACCCGAAATCAACCCATGGTGTTCTTACGGAATTTTGTTCACAGGGTAACAGAAAATCATAA
- a CDS encoding acyl-CoA carboxylase subunit beta, with the protein MAIPPKCIEELERRREAILDSVRDKIRERHDRGLMTARERLTSLFEENTFQESGMHAQHACRDFGMEKKALPGDGVVTGTGYVDGRPVAAFSQDFMVGGGALGRIHARKVCDLMEYALKTGTPLVGFNDSGGARIQEGVDSLSGYGQVFYRNVMLSGVVPQIAVIAGPCAGGAAYSPALMDFIIMTKNNANMFICGPDVIRATTGQSTTLDEIGNAVVHASISGNIHFIAEDDQHAIDLVKQLLSYLPSNNILDPPHRPTSAISLAEDRGMNEVVPADNREPLHVLEIIKRLVDEGHFLEVQKEWAKNIVIGFARIEGIVVGLVANQSFVKAGTIDIDASDKASRFIRICNVFNIPLVTLVDVPGFLPGIAQERGGIIRHGAKMLFAYAAATVPKITVILRKAYGGAYLAMCSRDMGADLVFAWPTAEIAVMGAEGAVKIIYRREIEAAEDPKAREEEFVSEYRERFASPYQAAAHAMITDVIEPSHTRSVIALALRKTLSKRETRPPKKHGNIPL; encoded by the coding sequence ATGGCAATTCCACCAAAATGTATCGAAGAACTTGAAAGGCGCCGTGAGGCAATCCTGGATAGCGTGCGTGATAAAATCAGGGAGCGGCATGACAGGGGTTTAATGACTGCGCGTGAACGTCTCACAAGTCTTTTTGAAGAAAATACTTTTCAGGAATCGGGAATGCACGCACAGCATGCCTGCCGTGACTTTGGTATGGAGAAAAAGGCCTTACCCGGTGACGGGGTAGTAACAGGAACAGGTTATGTCGATGGGAGACCTGTGGCAGCGTTTAGTCAGGATTTCATGGTAGGTGGCGGAGCGTTGGGAAGGATTCATGCCCGGAAGGTATGCGATCTTATGGAGTATGCGCTGAAGACAGGAACGCCACTGGTTGGCTTTAATGATTCAGGAGGTGCGAGAATACAGGAAGGGGTAGATTCGTTGTCAGGGTATGGACAGGTTTTCTACCGGAACGTAATGCTCTCAGGTGTTGTTCCGCAGATTGCCGTCATTGCCGGCCCTTGTGCTGGGGGAGCAGCATATTCTCCGGCGTTAATGGATTTTATCATCATGACAAAGAATAACGCCAATATGTTTATCTGCGGACCTGATGTTATCAGAGCTACTACCGGACAATCTACAACCTTAGATGAAATTGGAAATGCGGTAGTTCACGCCTCAATCAGCGGGAATATTCATTTTATCGCAGAAGATGACCAACATGCCATTGATCTCGTGAAACAGTTACTTTCATATTTACCATCGAATAATATTTTGGATCCGCCACACCGGCCCACTTCTGCGATTTCGCTGGCTGAAGACCGGGGGATGAATGAGGTTGTTCCCGCAGACAACAGGGAGCCATTGCATGTGCTGGAAATTATTAAACGGTTGGTTGACGAAGGACATTTTCTGGAAGTACAGAAAGAATGGGCAAAAAATATTGTTATTGGTTTTGCAAGGATCGAAGGGATTGTGGTGGGACTTGTCGCCAACCAATCTTTCGTCAAAGCCGGAACAATCGATATTGATGCTTCAGATAAAGCGAGTCGTTTTATCCGCATTTGTAACGTTTTTAATATCCCTTTGGTAACGTTGGTGGATGTTCCCGGGTTTTTGCCCGGGATTGCCCAGGAACGGGGAGGGATTATCCGTCACGGGGCAAAAATGTTATTTGCCTATGCTGCGGCTACAGTGCCCAAAATTACCGTAATTCTCAGAAAGGCATACGGAGGTGCCTATCTGGCTATGTGCAGTCGGGATATGGGGGCAGACCTGGTTTTTGCATGGCCAACGGCAGAGATCGCCGTGATGGGGGCGGAAGGCGCAGTCAAAATTATCTACCGCCGTGAAATTGAGGCAGCTGAAGATCCAAAGGCTCGGGAGGAGGAGTTTGTATCAGAGTACAGGGAGCGGTTTGCTTCGCCTTATCAGGCAGCCGCTCACGCGATGATTACTGACGTAATAGAACCCTCACATACACGCTCTGTGATTGCGCTTGCGTTGCGCAAGACACTTTCAAAACGTGAAACTCGTCCACCGAAAAAACACGGGAATATTCCTCTCTAG